The sequence ACCTGCGCGAGCCGGTCGAGTTCGTCGGCGGCGGCCTCGGGGTCGAGGTCGCGGCCGGCGGCGACGGCGGCGCGCTGCTCGGCCACGGCGGGCCAGGTGGGTGGCTGGGGTGCGGCCGCAAGGTACCAGCCGTCGCCGGTGCTCGGGTGGGTCAGCGCGGTGCTCACGTCGCGGTGTACGGCGCGCGTCTCCCGGGCCAGTAGGGCGAAGGCCTGCGGGTAGCTGGTGTGCATGGAGTGCTCCAGCGCCGCGGTGAGCCGGGCGATGGCGGCGGGCCACTCGGTGATGGTGTCGGGGATGGACACCGGGCGCGGCTGGTCGAGCAGCCGGACGGTCCGCATCAGCTCCGGGGTGGTGGTGCCGGCCCACCACAGCGGCAGGGGCCGGCCCAGCACCCGGGCGGCTTCGGAGGCGAACACGGAGCCGGCGTACTCCGGTGCATCCGGGCGGCGCTGCCGGCCGATGACGGGTTGCCGCATGGCGGCCACCGGCTCGCGCTGGGGCAGGAAGCGGCGCAGCATCGCGGGCAGCGCGGCCGGCGCGGGATCCGGCGCGGGGTCGGGCTGTTCCGGCATCCGCCACAGCTCCAGGTGCGGGTACGGCCCGTCCGGGCGCGGATCGAGCAGGAAGGGCTGCACGACGACGGCGCCGGGGCGGCGGTCCGGGTCGAGTCGCGCGATGGCGGCCTCGGCGATGGTGTCGCGGCTGACGTCCTGCCCGACGTAGCCGACGGCGTAGACGACCGGCTGGCCGGCGCCGTCGAAGATGGTCACCGCCGCGGTGTGCCCGCGTGGCAGGTCGATGTCCCCTGACCAGATCACCTCGGCGGGCTCGGTCGCGTCGGGCCAGCCGAACGGCCACACCGCGTCGTCGGGCACCGCCCGGCCGGTGGCGCGCAGCCACCGATCGATGGTCGCGGTGCTCCACACCTCGGCGCCGTCGGGATCGGCGCCGTCGGGTGCCGGCAGGCGCCGCTCGCCGTGCAGCTTGCGCAGCCGCTGGGCGCTCATCCGCGCCCGCCGGGCGAACTGCGCGAGGGTGTGCGGGCGAGACCGTGTCACTGTCATGTCCAAACCTCTCTGTTGCGTGAACGGTAACAGTCCCGTTCGGACACGACACCATCGCAATACCGGCGAGTCATCACGGTGATGCTGTCGGCATCACTCGTAGCGCGAGGATCGACGGTCGACGGGCCCGCCGACGCCCGTCGGAGTTAGGTCCGAGAACGGAACATTCCCGGACCTTACTTCCGGGTAGGCGCGTGCCCCTGCTTCCAGAGCAGCCCCAACCTGTTCCATCGGGGGCTGAGACAGGTTGCGGGGAGTGCAACCAGCAGGGGTGCGAGGCTGGATCAGCCCGTTAGGCAAACGCTGCCCACAATCGGCAACCTGTGGGCCTAGGCCTGATGGTATGGACTCCAACCGTCGCGGGGCACAGATTGACGGCTCCCGCGGACTGTCCAGCGTGGGCTAGGGTCCCAATATGCCCCCACAGGAACTATGGACCTCGGCTGTGGCATCAGTCCCACCGTCAGGGCTGGCCCCCGCGGTGGTGCCAGCCCTCGATGGCGACGACCGATCTGTTGGTCGACCGAAAGCCCCGGGATCGGTTGTGTCCCGGGTGGGCGAGGTCGATCGGTTACAGATGTGCGCCCGGCCGTGTGGTCCCTGCCCCTGGCGGCGGGACAACGCGGACCGCAAGCGGTACGGCAACCTGCCGGAGTACGCCGCCGGAACCATTCCCGGTGAGCCGGGGTTTGGCGAGCCCGTCGACGGCGACCCGCAAGCGGCGTTGGGGACGCGGTTCGCCTGCCACCACGTCTCCTCGGGCAATCCGCACGTGTGCGCCGGGCACGTCGCGGTGGTCGGCCGGGAGCACCCGCTGGTCCGCTTCGGCGTCATCCTTGGTCTGATCGATCCGGCAGCCCTCAAGCCCGGTGAGGACTGGCCGCCGTTGTTCGACAGCTACCAGGAGATGATGACTGCGGTGGGCCCGGATGCCCCGCTGCCACCCGGAACGGAGCTGGTGCAGCGATGAAGCTGGTAGCGAGCACGGGCACCGTCGCTCGTCCCTCAACGGTGGACTACCGGAGGCGGTTCACCCTGCCCACGACGCTGGCTGATGCCGCCGGCATCACCCCGGGCCCGGTGGTCGTGCTGCGCGGGGAGCGGCCCGGCGAGCTGCTGGTGACCACACCCGGTGCGGCCCTGGCCCGGGTGCGCGCCGCCTTGGCCGCCACCGTCGCCGCGCACGGCGTGCACGGCTCGCTGCGGGCCGCGCTGGTCGACGGGCTCGGCCGGGCCGCGCACGGTCCGGCAGCCGGCGTCCCGGTCGACCTGCCGGCCGAGGGCTGGATCGTCTGCGACGCGGCGCCGCTGGTGGCGCTGCTCGACGGCGACCCGGACGCCGAGGCCCTGGTGCCGCTGCTGCCCCGGACCGTCATCACCGATGCGGCCGAGAACGACCTGTTCATGGTGCTGCTCGCCGCCGGCCTGGCGGCGGCCGACACGATTGGCGGACAGATCGACGGCCACGAGCAGGTGATGGACGTCCTGACCGCCCTCGGGCTGCGGACCGCCGGTCTCGACACCGAGTGGGCACCGGTCCGCACACGCGAGTTCGCGCTGCGCACCGCCGATGCCGGGCTGACCGACGCCGAGCGGGCAACGATCGCGCTGGCCGCGCACCTCGGCGTGCCGGCGCTGCTCGGCCGACCGGTCGGCGAGTTGCCCGGTGCGGCAGGCGGCGTCTCGCTGGTCGACTACCGAGACCTGGCTCCGACGCCGGCCACCGATACCCCGGCCGTGGTCACGCCGGCGTGACCGAATCCACCGCCACGGCGGCTGACCCGGCCGGTCCGCTCCCGGCCGCGCCGCCGGCTCCCCGGGAACCGGTCGCCGCGGCACCCGCCGCGCTGGCCCAGGGCGGACCCGGTCCGGGCACCGGGGCGACGGGGGAGGTGCTGCACGGCGAGCTGGTCGCCGTGCGGACCGGCGGCGTCCTGGCCGCCGGTCCGGGACCGGCCCGCCTCGACGTCGAGCGGTGGCTGGCCGACCACAGGCCCCGGGACGGCGCCGACCTCGCTCGGCTCCGCGACCTGGCCGACGACGTGGCCATGTACGCGCAGGCGTCCCGCGCGCCTGCCACCATGCGCAAGTACGACAGCGGGTGGGCCGCGTTCACCGATTGGTGCGCCGAGTTCGGGTTCGAGGCCGGGCCACCGGCCGCCGTGGAGGTGGTCGCGCTCTACCTGGCTCAGATGGGTCGGGACCGTCTTGCCATCTCCACCATGGATGGTCGGCTCGCCGCGATCCGCGACCGGCACCTCGAAGCCGGGCTGCTGCCCCCGACCGACGATCTGCGGCTGCGCCGCGTCCGCGACGGGGTACGGCGGGTGCGTGGACGGCCTACCGAAGGCGTCGATGCGATCGGCCTGCCTCTGCTCGCCGCGATGCTGGCCAGCCTGCCTGCCGGCCCGGCCCCGGGCGCGGACACACCCCTGGCTGACCGGCGGACGCACCTCGCCGCGCTGCGTGACCGCTGCCTCCTCACAGTCGGCTACCTGGCGGCGCTGCGCCGGGAGGAGCTGGCCGGGCTGCCCGTCGATCACCTGGAGCTGCGCCCGGAAGGGCTACGGCTGTTGGTCGCCCGGTCGAAGGCCGACCAGCACGCGAGCGGGCGTCGGATCGATCTACCGTGGGCGCCGGAATCGGTCGCATGGCTGTGTCCGGTGCGCGCGGCGCTCGCATGGCTGGATGTCTCCGGCCGCCGGCAGTACCTGCACCGGCCCGGCCGCGTCCGCACCGGCGCGGTGCCGCTGCTGTCCGGCATCACCGTCGGCGCTCGGTTACGCCGCACTGCGATAACCGACCGGCACGTGGCCCGGGTCGTCAAAGCCACCGCCGAGGCTGCCGGACAGCTTGCCGAGGTCGTCGACCAACTCGCTGGCCATTCGCTGCGGGCTGGGTTCGCCACTGCCGCCGAGGCCGCAGGCGCCCCTCGACCGGTTATCGCCCGTGTCCTCGGCCACGGCAGTGGCACCACCGACCGCTACATCCGCCACACCTGGGACGGCCAGGCGCAGCGCGCTGTGTATGGGTGGGCTGCGGCGACCATCGGCCCGCCACACGGAAGCTGACCGGCGATGCCGCCGGCATCACCCGCGAGGACACTGTCGGGGTCGATCCCGACAACACGAACGCCCATCCCGACAACACTCCGATACCCCATCACCTCGGAGGCACCGATGGAGCCCAGCCCGCACCGCGACAACGGCCCGTATGCATCGCATGCGCAAGCGCGCATGCAGTTCGCTGCCATTGCTCACGGCATCCCGACGCGGTCATCCGATGACCTTGCCGGTGTCTCGGCGATGGTCCTGGCGGAGGCACTGCTAATCGGCGGGGTCGAGACCAGCGACTACGAACAGCGCACCCGTGAGGCTATCGCCCGGAAGGTCGACCCCGAGTCGGCCCAGGTCATCGCCGGGTGGATCATCCGTGCCCGCCTGGCTGCCACCCAGCCGACTTCACCGGTCGCTACGGCCCCACCGGTCCAGACCTGACGGCGTCCTGACGGCCCAGCATGCATCCGAGGTCGAGCAGGGTGCAGTGGCCCTGGCGACCCGACCGGTGGATGGCGGGCTGGAGGCCGCGTTCTGTTGATCCATTAGTGTCTCAGGGTGTCTGCAAGGGGTGGACGTACCTCGGGGAGGGCCATGCGATGACGCACACCACAGAGGCATGGCTCAGTTCGGCCGTGGCTGACTTCGGCCGGGACTGCAAGGATGCGCTGGCCGGCCCGGGTGAGCCTGAGGCGGCTATCCGTCCGCCGATCGAGCGGCTGCTACGCGCCTTCTGCGATCATCTCGGCGCGGTCATGGCCTACTACCCGGAGGCTGCCCTCGATGACCTGAAGGTTCGGCCTGACTACGCGATCCGGATCGACGGGGCGATTACCGGCTACCTGGAGGTTAAGAAGCCCAGCACGGACATCGACCCGGCCGCTTTCCGCGGGCACAACCGCACCCAGTGGGAACGGTTGAAGGACCTGCCGAACCTGCTGTACACCAACGGCGGCTCGTGGATGCTCTACCGCGACGGCGAGCAGGTCGGCGATACCGTCCACCTCGACAGATCCTTCGCCACCGCCGGCAGCCTGCTGACCGTCCGCGACGGCCGCTTCGAGCAGCTGCTACGCAACTTTCTGACCTGGAAGCCTGCGCCGATCCGGTCCGTGCAGCAGCTCGTCCGGGCGATCGCACCGCTGTGCCGTCTGCTCAGGCAAGAGGTCCT is a genomic window of Micromonospora nigra containing:
- a CDS encoding DUF6283 family protein, whose translation is MCARPCGPCPWRRDNADRKRYGNLPEYAAGTIPGEPGFGEPVDGDPQAALGTRFACHHVSSGNPHVCAGHVAVVGREHPLVRFGVILGLIDPAALKPGEDWPPLFDSYQEMMTAVGPDAPLPPGTELVQR
- a CDS encoding tyrosine-type recombinase/integrase; its protein translation is MTESTATAADPAGPLPAAPPAPREPVAAAPAALAQGGPGPGTGATGEVLHGELVAVRTGGVLAAGPGPARLDVERWLADHRPRDGADLARLRDLADDVAMYAQASRAPATMRKYDSGWAAFTDWCAEFGFEAGPPAAVEVVALYLAQMGRDRLAISTMDGRLAAIRDRHLEAGLLPPTDDLRLRRVRDGVRRVRGRPTEGVDAIGLPLLAAMLASLPAGPAPGADTPLADRRTHLAALRDRCLLTVGYLAALRREELAGLPVDHLELRPEGLRLLVARSKADQHASGRRIDLPWAPESVAWLCPVRAALAWLDVSGRRQYLHRPGRVRTGAVPLLSGITVGARLRRTAITDRHVARVVKATAEAAGQLAEVVDQLAGHSLRAGFATAAEAAGAPRPVIARVLGHGSGTTDRYIRHTWDGQAQRAVYGWAAATIGPPHGS